AGCCCGTTGCCCGCACGTCCTCGCCGCAAGTCTCGCAGCCTCACGGAGGAGGTGGTGAGCGCCTTGTCCGAGCAGATTCGCGCCGGCACGTTCCGTCCGGGCGACAAGTTGCCGACCGAGTCGGCCATCATGGAAAGTCTGGGCGTGAGCCGCACGGTGGTGCGCGAAGCGATTTCGCGGCTGCAGGCGGCACAACTGGTGGAGACGCGTCACGGCATCGGCACCTTCGTGCTCGAAGCCCCGCGTGAGAATGCGTTGCAAGTCGACACGAACAGCATTCTGACGATGCTCGACGTGATGGCGATTCTGGAGCTGCGCATCTCGCTCGAAACGGAGGCGGCAGGTCTGGCGGCGAACCGTCGCACGGACGCGCAACTCAAGGCCATGCGTCAGGCGCTGGACGACTTCGAGATGCACGTGCGTCAGCGCACCGGCAATGCCGTGACGGCCGACGTCGCCTTCCACCTGCAAGTGGCGAGCGCGACCGGCAACCGCTATTTCCACGACATCCTCGAACAGCTCGGCAACACGATCATTCCGCGTACGCGCGTGAACTCGGCAGCGCTTGCCGACGACGATCAGGTGTCGTATCTCAATCGCGTCAATCGCGAGCACGAAGACATCTACAACGCGATTTCGCGCCGCGACCCGGAAGCCGCGCGTGCCGCGATGCGCACGCACCTCACGAACAGTCGCGAGCGTCTGCGCCGCGCGCAAGAGTCGGCCGGCACACAGAACTAAGCGCTCTCGCGCGGTTCCGGCACGCAGGTCATCAATAGAGGTCGCCGCGCACCGCGCGGTAATACCCCGCGTCGATCTCGCTGGCGCGGGCAGGGTCCATCCCTGTGAGCGCCGCCTTCATATCTCCCATCGACGGTACGGCCTTGCGCTCGAGGTGCGACTCGGCACGCCAGAGCTTCGCGCGATTGATCGCCTTGCCGCAGTGAAACAGCACTTCGTCGACGCTCACGACGATGGCTGTCTTCGGCGTGCGCTCACCTTCCTTCAGTTGCGCGAGCAACACCGGGTCGACGGCAATGCGCGCATGACCGTTGATACGCATAAAGACCTCCAGCCCCGGGAACAGGAACAGCATGCCGATGCGGTCGTCTTCGGTCAGATTGCGCAGCGACGCGATGCGGTTGTTGCCGGGCCAGTCCGCGAACACGACCGTCTTCTCGTCGAGCACTTTGACGAAACCCGGCGCGCCGCCGCGCGGTGAGGCGTCGAGACCTTGCGCATTGCCGGTGGCCACGCAGAAGAACGTCGCGACATCGAGATAAGCCGTGTGGAACGGCAACAGGCGCGACATCACGCCTTTGAGGATCCCCTCGGATGGCGGATCGTAAAGGGCATCGAGATCGACATGAGCGGGATCCAGATGAGCGGAATCGGCGGACGTTGCGGATGCCGATGACTGGACGGCGTCACCCGAACCGGCGGGATAGATTGGCAGCGACATGGCGATGCTCCTTCAAAAACATGCGACGAGCTTATCGCGACGTCCAATGGCGCTGATAGACTATCCAAGCCATTCAATAGCGAAATGACGCCATGGAATTACCCGACCACCTGAAGCCGAAAATGGCGCGCGTGCAGATCATGGGCGCGAAGGACCCGCCGCTGATCGTGCTGGTCGGGCGAGAGAGCGTGCCGCGCGCATCGCAAACGCACCATCACCCCTCCGGTCAATTGCTCGGATTGTTCAACGGCCTGATCTCCGTGCGCACCAATCTCGGCACGTGGGTCGTACCGACGTCGCGCGCCGTCTGGGTGCCGCCGCATTGCCCGCACGCGGCTTTCTCTCACGGGCCGTTCAACGGCTGGGCGGTGTACGTGCGTCCGGACCACTGTGCGGGCTTGCCGGATCAGCCACGTGCGATCGAGGTCT
This window of the Pandoraea sputorum genome carries:
- a CDS encoding FadR/GntR family transcriptional regulator produces the protein MTSPLPARPRRKSRSLTEEVVSALSEQIRAGTFRPGDKLPTESAIMESLGVSRTVVREAISRLQAAQLVETRHGIGTFVLEAPRENALQVDTNSILTMLDVMAILELRISLETEAAGLAANRRTDAQLKAMRQALDDFEMHVRQRTGNAVTADVAFHLQVASATGNRYFHDILEQLGNTIIPRTRVNSAALADDDQVSYLNRVNREHEDIYNAISRRDPEAARAAMRTHLTNSRERLRRAQESAGTQN
- a CDS encoding MSMEG_1061 family FMN-dependent PPOX-type flavoprotein, translated to MSLPIYPAGSGDAVQSSASATSADSAHLDPAHVDLDALYDPPSEGILKGVMSRLLPFHTAYLDVATFFCVATGNAQGLDASPRGGAPGFVKVLDEKTVVFADWPGNNRIASLRNLTEDDRIGMLFLFPGLEVFMRINGHARIAVDPVLLAQLKEGERTPKTAIVVSVDEVLFHCGKAINRAKLWRAESHLERKAVPSMGDMKAALTGMDPARASEIDAGYYRAVRGDLY